In the genome of Halostella salina, the window GCCCGTCCGGTTCGGCGTCACGAGGCGGACGACGGGCTCGCGCCGCGCCCCGCGCTCGACGCGCAGCGCCTGCGTCGCGGAGCGGTTCCCCGCCGTGACCCGGACCGCGTACTCGCCGGGCGCGCTCGGCAGCCGGACCCGCGTCCGCCCGTCGTCGCCGACGCGCGCCGTCCGGTCGCCGAGCCGGACGGTCGCGTTCCCGACGGGCGCGCCGCCCGCCGTTCCGACGCCGACCCGGAGCGTCGCGTTCGGCGGGCCGACCTCGGGGAGCGGGGCGAGCACGAGCGTGTCGGCCGAGAGGACCCGGACCGTCCGCGTCAGGTCGCCGACCGTCACGACCCGGGTGCCTGCGCCGGGCGCGTCGAACCGGAGTTCGACCGTCCGGCGCTCGCCCCCGTCGAGCGTGACCCGCTTCGTCCGGCGCTGGTCGCCGAGCGTGGCACGGACCGTCCGCGACGCCGGCCCGGAATCGACGTTCCGGAGGCGGACCTCGACCGGGACCGTCTCGTCCGTGGCGACCCGCCGCGGCGCGCTCGTCCCGAGCACGACGACGCCCTCGGTCGTGCGGTTCGCGGCGGGCTCGCCGTAGCGGACGAGGTTCACCGACCCCTCGGGGACGCCCTCGAGGTGCCGCGCGAGCGGGAGGCTGACGAGGAGGTGGTCGTCGCTCGCGCCGTCGGCCGCGAACGTGCCGACCACCTCGACGGTGCCGACCGCCGGCGTCGTGCTGCCGCCGAGCGCGAGTTCGTCGCCCGGGGCGAGGCCGTGGGTCCGCGCGAAGGCGGTCCCGACGGCCGCCTCGTCGGTCGCGTTCGGTGCCCGCCCGTCGACGACGCGGGCGTCGGTCACGGCGCTGTACGCGTCGAACTCCACCCCGCGGGCGGGGACCGGCCGGCCGTCGTGGGCCAGGAACAGCAGGATCTCGGGGCTGGCGGCGACGCCGGAGCGCCGGAGCCGGTCGGCGTCCGCCGCCGGGACGTGGCTGTCGACCGGGTGGACGGCCCCGGGCTCGACGACCATCCCGCCGGACGCGCCGCCCGTGGCGCCGATCCCGCCGACGACGCCGGCCAGCGCGACCACAACGAGGACGAACGCGGCGAACACCGCGAGCGTGGCCGTCGTCGGGACGGCGGCCCCCGCCGGGAGAAACGATGGGCCGCCCGGCCACCGTCGGGTCGTCGCCGCCCCGGAGTCGAGCGGCGCGCCGCGAACCGCCGACCGGGCGGCCAGCGCGCCGGCGAGCAGTCCCACGCCGACGAGGGCGAGGAGGACGAGAGGGATCAGGCCGGCGGCGCGGGGGGTCACGCCCAGCGGGAGCCCGACCGGGAACCCGAGCGTCACGGCGGCGGTGACGGCGGCGTTCGGGACGACGACGCCGACCGCGTAGCCGAGCGTGACGCCGGCGAGCGTGAGCAGTCCCGCGCGGGCCGTCACGAGCAGGGCGACCCGTCGCCGGCTCGCGCCCGTCGCCCGGAGCACGGCGATCGACGACCGGCGGTCCCGGACCGTCATCCGGGTCACGCTGAACACGACGACGCCGACGAGCACGGCCACGCCGAGACAGACGACGCCGAGCACGCCGAGCATCTGCCGGGTGCCGACGAGGAAGAAGGCGAGCGCGCCGGTGAGCGGCGCGCCCGACGCCGGGACCGGCGACGCCGACGCGCGCAGTGTCAGAGCGCGGTCGCTCCCCAGCGACGTCGCCGTCCCGGCGTCGGTCACGAGCCACGGGTCCGGGAACGGCGTCTCGCCGCTTCGCTCCCGGACCGTTCGCTCCAGAGTCGCCCGGTCGCCGACGAGCGTGCCCGTCCCGTTCGACGCCGGCCCGGCGACGCCGTCGGGCGGGTCCATCCCGAACGCGCCGCCCCGCGGGACGCCGACGACCGTTCGCTGGACGCCGTCGACGGTCGCGGTCGCCAGCGGGAACGTCGTCCCCTCGGCCCCCGTGGTCGTCGTGAGCGACACGGCCGTCTCGGAGCCGTGGTCGGCCGCCATCACCGTCGTCTGTCCGGAGACAGCGAGCAGGACGACGACTGCACCGACGAGGAAGGCGGCGGTCACGGCGACGACGAGGACGGCGAGGCGGTCCCGGCCGGACCACCGCACCACGAGCGACTGCCGGTAGCTCATGGCGCACCAGCACCGGTCGGTGGGCTCCGGACGCCGGCGGACATTGGGGCCGTTTTTGGGCAGCCTAAAGATAAATAGCACGGTTCGATACCGCGGCTTCAGCGGCGTGTCAGTCGGACCGGACACAACCGTCGGCTCGGACCCGACAGTTAAGCGGCCGGTTACCGACGTTCACACCATGGGCGAGTCGAGGCTTGGGCGGTTCGTGGAGGGGCTTCGAGACGGAGGGCGACACGGGGGGCAATCTGCATGACGGGAGTCCTCCAGTCGCTGTTCGACAGCTACATCGAGATCCACACCGCACAGCTGGGCGTCCTGCTCGGCCTGTTCGTCGGCGTTATCTACCGGGAGCGGCCGACGCTTGCCTACGCGGTGCTCACCGTCGGCGTGCTGTCGGCGTTCGGGTACGTCCCCACCATCGGGTTCGTGCTGTACGACCACGTCGCGGCGGTCATCACGGTGAAGCCCTGGTACTTCCTGTCGGCGCTGTACGTCTCCACCGTCGCGAACCTGCTTGCGGTCGACTACGGGCCGGCGCTGTGGCGGCAGACGCTGGGCTCGTCCGACCTGCGGCGGGACGGCGTGGTAGAAGACGACAACGGGTAAACTACCCCACCCTACTCGCTCACGGCTTCGCCGTTCGCTTCGTTGAGGGTGGGGCTTTCGCGTGGACTCCCGCTCTGGCCGGAACCCCCGGCAGGAGAGTCATATTCTCCGTTCGCGTTCAACATCCCGCGATTCAGGCGCACGCCTACGGGTGCGCCTCCGCCGTCTCCAGTTTGGTTACGGCGGAGATACCGTAGTCCGATGTTTTTCGCCGCGTTGTAGTCGGCGTGGTTCTCGTACCCGCATTTCAGGCACTCAAAGTCCTCACCTTCGCGGTTGTCTGGGTGGGTGAATCCACACGTTGAACACCGCCACGACGTATTCTCCGGGTCCACCTGCACTACGTCGATGCCGTGGAGTTCGGCCTTGTATTCGACGTACTCGTACAACCGCTCAAACGCCCACTTGTGCCCCCACGACGCACCCGAGAGCCGGTCGCGGATGCCGGTCAACTTCTCGAAGGCGATAACCGTACAGCCGTTTTCGGCGGCTTCTTCGATGATGCCGTTCGTAATCCGGTGGAGCATCATCTTGAACCGCCCCGTCTCTTTGCGCCCGACCGACTGGATGTTTTCGTGGGCGTGACGCGACCCACACTGCTGGAGTGAGGCCCGCCGCTTCTCGTACTCCCGTCGCCAGTGGTCGAACTCGTGACCGCTCCAGAACGTACCCATCGACGTGACCGCGAGTTGGTTCACGCCGAGGTCAACGCCGAGGACTGTGCTGTGCCCGGTCGTTGCCTGCTCCGGCGTGTCGGTCTCCATCTCCGCCTTTGTGCGGAGGTGAAGGAACCACTCGCCGTCCTTGTTGTGGAGTTCCGCTCCCGTCACCTCGTAGTCGTCGTTGTCGAGATACCGACTGTGAGGTGTGTCGCGATCTGCGTCGGGCAGGACGTACTCAACTTCGATACGTCCGCCCACGGTTGCCAGCGACACGTACTCGTCGTGGAATGTCGCACACCGCTTGTCGTAGACGACAGTAGGCTTCGAGAAGTGTGGTTTGCCCGCATACTTGCCCTGTTTCCAGCGGGCGACGACGCTCTGTACGGCGTCGGCGGCCTTGTTGCGAGCGTTCTGGACGAGATTCGCGTGCAATCGTGTCCGGTCGCGTACCTCGTCGTAGGTTTCCTCCTGCAACTGCGCCTTGCTTGTGGTTTTGTAGTCGCCCTGCCATGCGTGGTCCACGACGTAGTTGGCGGCCCACAGAAACTCGTCAACAGTTTCGCGGAGAAGTGCGGCATCGTCGCTGTCCACATCGAGTTTCACCGGGACAGTTCGCCGCATCTCCATACGTCAGATGTACCCCCGATAGTTTATTAACGTTGTGGAGAAAGGGCGGCAACAGTTCGTGGGACGTGGTGGGATTGTCGGCTTCCTCTCCGGCCTACTCACTCGCTTCGCTCGCTCCTTGAGGCCGGAGGCTCCGCCTCGAATACGCTGACTCACGCCGACTGCGGATGTAAAAGGTTTTTTAGGACGGCCTAAAACGACGGGTAACCGGAGCGACTCGCACATGCACAGCAACAGGCGGCCAGTCGGCGGAACCGGGCGGCGGACAGCGGACGCGGATCGAACCGGGCGGTGGTGAGATGGTCGGACTATCCGGCGTCGTGGGCGACCACGTCGACGCCAGCGTCGAGACGATCCCGCCGACGGTCGACGACGAGCGGGCGAGCACGTATCGGGACGAGGGGATCGCGGTACGGTCGGCGTTCCACGAGGGGACGGCGACCGACCAGCCGGTCGAGGCGGCCGACGGGTCGCTCGTGTGGGTGTGGGGCGAGGTGTTCACCGTCACGGACGAGCGTGGCGGACGGCGGCGGGTCGATCCAGCGGAGACGGCGCGGGTGTGTGCCGGCCAGTACGACGAGTACGGCGACGGCTTCGTGGAGCGACTCGACGGCGAGTTCGTCGGGCTGCGCTACGACCCCGACGACGGGACCGCGACGTTCTTCGCCGACCGCGTCGGCGCGCGCCCCCTCTACTATGCCGTCGGCGACGGCTGTCTCGCGTTCTCGACGACCATCCAGACGGTCCCCGAAGTGCCGGGGTTCGAGCCCGCGTTCGCGGAGCCGTACCTCGCGGAGTATCTCTACTCACGTCGGGTTCAGGGGACGAAGACGCCGGTCGAGGGCGTCGAACAGATCGCGCCCGCGACGCTGCTGACGTACGACCCCGACTCCGGCGGGTTCGACGAGCGACAGTACTGGGAACCGCGGTACGACCCGGTCGACAAGCCACTGTCGTACTTCGTGTACGAACTGGCGAAGCGGTTCGAGCGGGCCGTCGCGGACCGGATGCCGAGGGAGGACGGCGACTACGGCCTCCTGCTGAGCGGCGGGAGCGACTCCCGGACGGTGCTCGCCGCCGGCGGGTCGGCGCTGGACTGCTATCACATGGGCGACGGGTGGAACCGCGAGGCGCGGGCCG includes:
- a CDS encoding RNA-guided endonuclease InsQ/TnpB family protein, whose product is MEMRRTVPVKLDVDSDDAALLRETVDEFLWAANYVVDHAWQGDYKTTSKAQLQEETYDEVRDRTRLHANLVQNARNKAADAVQSVVARWKQGKYAGKPHFSKPTVVYDKRCATFHDEYVSLATVGGRIEVEYVLPDADRDTPHSRYLDNDDYEVTGAELHNKDGEWFLHLRTKAEMETDTPEQATTGHSTVLGVDLGVNQLAVTSMGTFWSGHEFDHWRREYEKRRASLQQCGSRHAHENIQSVGRKETGRFKMMLHRITNGIIEEAAENGCTVIAFEKLTGIRDRLSGASWGHKWAFERLYEYVEYKAELHGIDVVQVDPENTSWRCSTCGFTHPDNREGEDFECLKCGYENHADYNAAKNIGLRYLRRNQTGDGGGAPVGVRLNRGMLNANGEYDSPAGGSGQSGSPRESPTLNEANGEAVSE
- a CDS encoding FtsX-like permease family protein, whose product is MSYRQSLVVRWSGRDRLAVLVVAVTAAFLVGAVVVLLAVSGQTTVMAADHGSETAVSLTTTTGAEGTTFPLATATVDGVQRTVVGVPRGGAFGMDPPDGVAGPASNGTGTLVGDRATLERTVRERSGETPFPDPWLVTDAGTATSLGSDRALTLRASASPVPASGAPLTGALAFFLVGTRQMLGVLGVVCLGVAVLVGVVVFSVTRMTVRDRRSSIAVLRATGASRRRVALLVTARAGLLTLAGVTLGYAVGVVVPNAAVTAAVTLGFPVGLPLGVTPRAAGLIPLVLLALVGVGLLAGALAARSAVRGAPLDSGAATTRRWPGGPSFLPAGAAVPTTATLAVFAAFVLVVVALAGVVGGIGATGGASGGMVVEPGAVHPVDSHVPAADADRLRRSGVAASPEILLFLAHDGRPVPARGVEFDAYSAVTDARVVDGRAPNATDEAAVGTAFARTHGLAPGDELALGGSTTPAVGTVEVVGTFAADGASDDHLLVSLPLARHLEGVPEGSVNLVRYGEPAANRTTEGVVVLGTSAPRRVATDETVPVEVRLRNVDSGPASRTVRATLGDQRRTKRVTLDGGERRTVELRFDAPGAGTRVVTVGDLTRTVRVLSADTLVLAPLPEVGPPNATLRVGVGTAGGAPVGNATVRLGDRTARVGDDGRTRVRLPSAPGEYAVRVTAGNRSATQALRVERGARREPVVRLVTPNRTGVFTTPSVRVRVRNPWGVSLDRTLSVDGPGVAVSEPLELAPGRDRTVSATLDRRPPGEYTVQVTAGGGAATGTYRVTGDERLASAVASSDEAPGGVGAGGLLSRVFGNLWLVLATLVALGVVMTVGSTVAAFADAVQARRGDIGVHRAVGAGPRRIGRLVLGDALRIGLPAAAVSIALAAATVWTLSVVGTLTVFGVRVTPRVPLSVVGPLALGSLALALVSAGVVAWRYSSVAPSRLLGGSR